Proteins from one Deinococcus misasensis DSM 22328 genomic window:
- a CDS encoding GNAT family N-acetyltransferase, protein MTLHTQPTLPEHPDLPKASPAPAPILTFGFEEEGQITARVGLWDGGVLGHFDALNETGALAVLQAALQEARSRGHPRVVGPMNASTWFKYRLVSDFGTHSPFFGEVWHPAPYLEWFHKAGFQEGWHYHSSLAPSEAQDPRFSELQQRFQDLGINVRGVVPEKLEQDISSIHALSQKAFQDNPFFSPLPEAVFRSLYLPVFQQLPTRFIFLAEHDQQLVGYLLAYPDPLNPTRVIAKTIATQPERRYAGLGRYLTGFLHQEVHRAGIPQVIHALMHDSNSSRSLSRVFQSETMRKYVLLKAEF, encoded by the coding sequence ATGACCCTGCACACCCAACCCACCCTGCCCGAGCATCCCGACCTGCCCAAAGCCTCTCCTGCACCTGCCCCCATCCTCACTTTTGGTTTTGAGGAGGAGGGGCAAATCACCGCCAGAGTGGGCCTCTGGGATGGAGGGGTCCTCGGGCATTTTGACGCCCTGAACGAGACTGGAGCACTGGCGGTTTTGCAGGCTGCCCTGCAAGAAGCACGTTCCAGAGGCCACCCGAGGGTGGTGGGTCCCATGAATGCAAGCACGTGGTTCAAGTACCGTCTGGTGTCGGATTTTGGCACCCACAGCCCCTTTTTTGGCGAGGTGTGGCACCCAGCCCCATATCTGGAGTGGTTTCACAAAGCAGGATTTCAGGAAGGCTGGCACTACCATTCCAGTCTGGCCCCAAGCGAGGCGCAAGATCCACGCTTTTCTGAGCTGCAGCAGCGGTTTCAGGACCTCGGGATCAACGTTCGAGGGGTGGTTCCAGAGAAACTGGAACAGGACATCTCCAGCATCCATGCCCTGAGCCAAAAAGCTTTTCAGGACAATCCCTTCTTCTCACCTTTGCCCGAGGCCGTGTTCCGTTCCCTGTACCTGCCGGTGTTTCAGCAGTTGCCCACCCGTTTCATCTTTCTGGCCGAGCATGACCAGCAGTTGGTGGGGTACCTGCTCGCTTACCCGGACCCCCTGAATCCCACCAGGGTCATTGCCAAAACCATCGCCACCCAACCCGAGCGCAGGTACGCCGGACTCGGGCGGTACCTGACTGGATTTTTGCATCAGGAGGTGCACCGGGCCGGAATTCCACAGGTGATCCACGCCCTGATGCACGACAGCAACAGCTCCAGAAGCCTGAGCCGGGTGTTCCAGAGTGAAACCATGCGCAAATACGTCCTGCTGAAAGCAGAATTCTGA